A region from the Chrysoperla carnea chromosome 4, inChrCarn1.1, whole genome shotgun sequence genome encodes:
- the LOC123297680 gene encoding chitin deacetylase 8-like yields the protein MKLVISVIFLVILTVVVSVPAPSLKDAPSCRIDQCRIPYCQCYNTKPTLALNQIPQIVVISTDDAVTAGNYEALYKSLYSGRKNPNGCQIGVTFFVPHEYTDYSVVHALYAAGFEIGVNSISKYHDVEYWNTADHNLLKDEFLGQKQILEKFAKVNQDVILGARTPLLQMNGDLTFWAYQNSSLVYDNSWTTVKETEWPYTLDYKSEQDCLIGKCPKESHKGFWILPINDWIDTKGYPCATIHGCIYKPNDTVEATFNWLKDNFDRVYYGEKIPFNIIANAGLFTSNFRAAYIKFLDYIQSFRDVYIVTQNHAIRWATNPLPIGNVNLFPCDPVYVHDNGKSRTCKLKKGGEDRYMTIYDEACPKVYPWVGNPMGN from the exons atgaaattagtaatttctgtaatttttttagtgattttaacCGTTGTTGTATCAGTGCCTGCACCATCGCTGAAAGATGCACCATCATGTAGGATAGATCAGTGTCGAATACCATATTGTCAATGTTATAATACGAAACCAACACTCGCTTTAAACCAAATTCCACAG atTGTTGTTATTTCAACCGACGATGCGGTAACTGCAGGAAACTACGAAGCACTGTATAAGTCATTGTATTCAGGCCGTAAAAATCCAAACGGTTGTCAAATAGGCGTAACGTTTTTTGTGCCTCATGAGTACACGGATTATAGTGTTGTACATGCTTTGTACGCAGCTGGTTTCGAAATTGGAGTTAATTCTATTTC GAAATATCATGATGTGGAATACTGGAATACAGCTGAtcacaatttattaaaagatgAATTTCTtggacaaaaacaaatattagaaaaatttgctAAAGTTAATCAAGATGTGATACTTGGTGCTCGTACTCCATTGTTACAAATGAATGGTGATCTCACATTTTGGGCTTACCAAAATAGTTCGTTAGTTTATGATAACTCATGGACAACTGTAAAAGAAACAGAGTGGCCATACACGTTAGATTATAAATCTGAACAAGATTGTTTAATTGGTAAATGTCCAAAAGAATCACATAAGGGATTTTGGATACTTCCTATCAACGATTGGATTGATACAAAAGGTTATCCGTGCGCAACAATTCATGGATGTATCTACAA GCCTAACGATACCGTTGAAGCTACATTTAATTGGTTGAAAGACAATTTTGATCGTGTGTATTACGgtgaaaaaattccattcaataTCATCGCAAATGCTGGATTATTTACAAGTAATTTTCGAGCAGCATACATTAA gttCTTAGATTATATACAATCGTTTAGAGATGTGTATATAGTAACTCAGAACCATGCCATCCGATGGGCGACAAATCCATTACCAATAGGTAATGTTAATTTGTTCCCATGTGATCCAGTTTATGTCCATGATAATGGAAAGTCCAGAACGTGTAAATTGAAGAAAGGTGGTGAAGATCGTTATATGACTATTTATGACGAAGCATGTCCAAAAGTTTACCCATGGGTTGGTAATCCAATGGGTAATTAG